The genomic stretch TTCAATTTAGATGAAAATAATAATACTATACTTTATGATGAGGCTATGCTTATATTGGGTATAGGAAACAAAAAAAATCTTATGAAACTTCCTAATGTATCAGTTAGTCAAAATGAAGAGCTTCAATATTATGAGAAAAATATAAATATATCTTTAAATATGTTTAAAAATAAGTTTTTATATACTGTTTCAAGAGATAAAATACTAAACGGTTTTAATTTTAATATAACTATGGATATTCAGGGAGGAAACTCTCTCATAATAACGCCTTTAGCTTCTGAAAATACTTTTAAAATATCTTCAAAATGGAGAGATCCTAGCTTTACGGGAGGATTTCTTACTACAAAAAGAGAAGTTAATAATGACGGATTTAATGCCGAGTGGAATATAGCAAGTTTTAATACAGCATTTACAAAGTATTGGACTAGTGATGAAAATGCAAATAGAATAAGCGATAATGAATATTTGAGGGCTGGTGATGAAAATTCTAATAATGTATTAGTATCTTTTCTTCTTCTCAATGACAATTATCAGAAAACATCAAGAAGTGTAAAGTATGCTATACTTTTTATCTTCATACCATTTTTTGTACTCTTTTTATGCGAGGTGCTTTCAAAGAAGCGTATACACCCAGTGCAGTATATATTAATAGGAATAGCTAATGCTGTATTTTATCTTCTTCTTTTAGCTATATCAGAGCATTTAATATTTAATTTAAGTTATTTTTTAAGTGCTTTAATGGTAACAGCTTTAACTTCGATTTATATAGGATACATTATAAAATCTCCTAAATACACTATTTCAATGGCTTTAGTAAATGCATTAATTTATATATTCCTATTTGGCATACTTCAGCTTACCGATTATGC from Brachyspira murdochii DSM 12563 encodes the following:
- the creD gene encoding cell envelope integrity protein CreD — protein: MIKNINDIAKTLGFKILIIVILGLLLLIPMSFINGVVRDRIRYQDEAVSSIIEPVGNSANIQGVVIAIPYLNRVIDSETKEISYIRKYIFYMPNEYNVEGNVEVSSLSRGIFKAPIFNSKLNITGKFDKYNAEIFNLDENNNTILYDEAMLILGIGNKKNLMKLPNVSVSQNEELQYYEKNINISLNMFKNKFLYTVSRDKILNGFNFNITMDIQGGNSLIITPLASENTFKISSKWRDPSFTGGFLTTKREVNNDGFNAEWNIASFNTAFTKYWTSDENANRISDNEYLRAGDENSNNVLVSFLLLNDNYQKTSRSVKYAILFIFIPFFVLFLCEVLSKKRIHPVQYILIGIANAVFYLLLLAISEHLIFNLSYFLSALMVTALTSIYIGYIIKSPKYTISMALVNALIYIFLFGILQLTDYALLMGTLGLFAVIALAMYFTRNVDWYGENN